A genomic segment from Longimicrobiales bacterium encodes:
- a CDS encoding 4a-hydroxytetrahydrobiopterin dehydratase, which produces MEQIAQMKCVACRVGAPTVTEDERGALCTAVPRWELVERDEIQRLERVFTFPDFISALGFTNEVGVLAEEEGHHPALLTEWGRVTVTWWTHKIRGLHQNDFIMAAKTDELHALKD; this is translated from the coding sequence ATGGAACAGATAGCGCAAATGAAATGTGTAGCGTGCCGAGTGGGCGCTCCGACTGTAACGGAAGATGAGAGGGGCGCGCTGTGCACAGCAGTTCCCCGGTGGGAGCTTGTTGAGCGTGATGAAATCCAGCGGCTGGAGCGCGTCTTCACGTTTCCCGACTTTATTAGCGCACTAGGATTTACGAATGAGGTCGGAGTCTTGGCCGAAGAGGAAGGCCATCATCCGGCGCTTTTGACTGAATGGGGCCGAGTCACCGTGACTTGGTGGACCCACAAGATCAGGGGGCTCCACCAGAATGACTTCATCATGGCCGCCAAAACTGACGAGCTTCATGCGCTGAAGGACTGA